Proteins encoded in a region of the Nicotiana tomentosiformis chromosome 9, ASM39032v3, whole genome shotgun sequence genome:
- the LOC138899031 gene encoding uncharacterized protein: protein MHAVVQFRKGSHVWRKMLETREEIEHEILLELNSGNTSVWHENWIGIGPLYHVLPQNFNINEEIQDVAELRNGNTWDHLALDQNFPEDISDHIRHNVPFDQTSEKWDTPQWMPTTSGKFSVNSAWRIMRHRVANNTEFCNLWTKGLPFKISFFLWRL from the coding sequence ATGCATGCTGTGGTACAGTTCAGAAAAGGATCCCATGTGTGGAGAAAAATGTTAGAAACAAGAGAAGAGATTGAACATGAAATTCTCTTGGAACTAAATAGTGGTAACACAAGTGTTTGGCATGAGAACTGGATAGGCATTGGACCTCTATATCATGTACTCCCTCAAAACTTCAAcataaatgaagaaatacaagatgTAGCAGAATTAAGGAATGGTAATACCTGGGATCATCTAGCACTGGATCAAAACTTTCCAGAAGATATCTCAGACCACATCAGGCACAATGTGCCATTTGATCAGACTAGCGAAAAATGGGACACTCCTCAATGGATGCCAACAACATCTGGCAAGTTCTCTGTTAACAGTGCATGGAGGATTATGAGACATAGAGTAGCAAATAACACAGAATTTTGCAACTTGTGGACAAAAGGTTTACCTTTCAAAATATCTTTCTTTCTGTGGAGACTATGA